The genomic stretch CACATATCTGGAGGGGATCTGCTACAAATTGATCTGATTTCCATCTGTGTGTTGGAGGTTGTCTGTTGCGATCACATTATTTCTACCTGATATCTAGTCGgcagaaatgaaaaaattaGACAGTGATCTCGGATTTTTTTATCAACGCAAAAGTGAAACCAGTAAACAGGGCGTGGGTGTGCCATCAGCAGGGATGTGATCCGTCTCCCCTGGCCTGCTTGGCAAGATCAATTAACAGATCGGCTGTCTTTGATTCCACCTCAGCAAACCGTGCTCAGATCGGGAATGCAGATTAACAAAGTTtcgttttcatcattttttacGCATTGCTCGAAACGCTGCGACGCGTTTGATAAGAATCGACAGAGCAGTTTCGTGAGGATGTCTAGATGGCAGCCCTGATTGACAGAGTCTGGTGAGAACTTTTCTCAGTCACAGAAATATAGAATGAATCAATACTTTCCTCTTAACTTCCTGTGATtgccattttgtgtgtgtgtgtgtgtgtgtgcgccatcAAATACTTTCAGCAGCTTTtataaaagtaaagtaaatgtaATATAAGTACTATATAACATAAGTGCTTGAGTGGTGCACCTCTCTTTCCGCAGCCGATTCCCGCGCCAAGGACCCAGGTTTTACATCTAAACAAAACGGAGGGCAACGAGCCGATAAACTGTAGCTCCAGCCCTCAGTCGCCCACGAGATCCTCAAAGGTCGGTCTTCAGTGATCTTCACATTCAGCAATGTTCTGTTTAACAGTAATGAGATCGATTCTACATGTCAACTCACGCCTGTGTGGTCCTGACATGTCAACCTACCAGGAACATGATTTAGTCCAAACACCTAACAAGCCTGAATATGTTTCTGGAATGAGACTCAGAATGTGTCTTTGTATCTTTGACACCAAAACACTGTGTCAGACActaagagtttgtttatttccattCAAACTCAGGGAGGTTTGGTCGGCTCGGCTCCTCCACCGGTGGCACCAAAGAAGTTCACCGTCAAAAGGAATCCAGGAGGGTTTGACTCTGGAAATGACTATGTGGAAATAGTGgaggtaatgttttatttcaaggTAGTTGTGATTTTGTCTCTCCTGATCGGGGAAATCTGAAGAGGCAAACCGAGAAACCTGAAAATCACATCTGCAGTAAGATTTAGACAATGTTTTGTAGGCAAGTGGCGTTAAATGCCTCTACTGGGTGCAGCATGAGCAAATCCTTAAGCTAGTGAGTGAAATGTGATTTATTACAGCTACCAAAACCACAGGATATTCTGGTCGTGTGTCTAACTGCTAAACAAATGACATaaaactggaagaaaaaaatctgtttggATGTGGTAAAAATCAAACGAACCTTCGATCCACACAGTTTCATTTTACTCACCAAAGCTCACCACAAGTCCTGCATTTAGCTTCAGAGAGAGTCACTCAAAGACGCGACATGCAACGTTTCTGCATCAAAGTGTCTGAAAATGACTAAACCTTTGGTGCATATTTCGTTGAGTTGGGTACTAACATCATCCCGAATGTgattcaaacccagagaaatccgtAATTTgcgaggagagaggaaggaagtcggcaGCACGGCTGTAACAAGCTACTTTTGTACACATAACATGAATGAAACTGCAGAATATGACTCAGGccgtgaacatttctgcctagATTTTCAGCAGCACTGGCTGTTGAAgacaacaatgaaaaacagcaactcccatgatcccacactgcttgtgtgtttggtttggtttagatTGAGAGGCGTTTAGCAGCAGAAATCACAACtgtgcaatttttaaaaaacaaattaaagtgaaagtgaaagtttgtCATTGTCTCAGGTGATGGGTGAACATTCTATCGATGATAAGAGTAAAgcaacacctcctcctctgcctcctccaagATCTCCAAAAGAACAGCCTGACGACAAACCTGAAACCCTGGTAACTATCTCACAACCACTCAGACATTTCACTTTATCAAGGTGATATAACCGAAGCTGCGTTTTATCTCTCATCTTCAACCAGGACGCCAAGTCTTTGCTGAAGTGGTGGAAGGATGTGACACGTGAGTCAGAAAACCAGTTTCATGTCCagttttcatgtcatgtttgatgttCGCTCTTGTGTTTGGTAACTCTTCGTGTCGTTGCCTTACAGCCTGGAAGACTCTGTGCACAAACCtcaaacttaaaggacacagtgAAACACAGTAAGTAGGTTGTTACGTTTTATATTTCTATAAGTGAGGCAGATTGGTGCTCTTAGGTAAACGCAAATGTGAGAATGCTAATATGCTAAATATACCAGAAATGATAGGTTGGTGTTTTGCAGGATGTTTGCCTTGTTCACCGTGTTAGCttagcattttagcatttaATATATTTGCTATTTTGGCACTAGAAACCAAGCGTAGCTGAGGCTGACGGCCCTCTAGGAGCCTGTCCAGGTGGTGTCGCTGAGCTCGGGCTTGTCTTGTGTCGGACTGGACGGGTTCCTCAAGCTAGACCTAAAATACCGAATAATGTAtctgacaaaatgttttcacaacaCATTGCAGGATCATCAGCAATAAAGCTGTACACCTCTACAACGGCATCCAGGTTTACATCCTCCTGCTGTCTACACATGGCGACGACCTGAAGGAACAAACTGCTGAGATGCTCTGCATTGCCGACAACTTAGACAAGGTAACGAGGCCAAGTGAGATAATGAAATGGCATCAAGCCAATCTAAGCATAATCAAAATTTAAACCATTTTTGAGATGGTTCATTAAGGCTGTCAGTCATAGTCTCTTTCAGACCAATCAGGTATGAGTACTCAGTCATCACTGAGCATCACGAGTCTGTCCCGATACTTTTGCCATGTTTGAAAACTATACCAGATGCATTCCCTTTAAAGGTTTCAAAGGGTACAAAGATCGCCGGCATCACAGGTGGTGCTACAACTGTAGCAGGAGGCGTGGCAGCAGCGGCCGGGGTGATCCTGTCTCCGTTGACACTGGGAGCCTCACTAGCTCTGACCGCCGTCGGGGTCGGCGTGGCTGCAGCCGGCGGCATCACGGGTGCATCAGCAGCCATCGCCAACAAGGTGACCGAACGTGAAACAAACTCCACTGACTCATTATGGCTTTGTTTGTGGTTGGTGTTTGGTAGGTGGCAAAAAGTTTGTCAGTGCTTTCAAATGTATGGCTGcatttgactatttttgatgcATTACTTTGTTGTATTAAATCTAACTTTTGTATTCTATTGTACAAATGGATGTCCAGGCACACGGAGTAAAtaatgaattttcattttgaggtgtcatattttctttattgtcaCTTCCACTAAATGTTAAAATCATAAAGAGGTGTGAAATATCCCTTCTCCTTATCCCAGCTActagtagccgtttttagacagagcaccaagccgccagtttgcccgtccttttggcggctcggtccgcggttttagacagagggcggcaaactgggggtctgttttgtccgccgattttccgcctcggagggtacacttattgctatctaaaaacgaggcggaaatgtgccggcccgtgggtgaggtgggcggaggtgtggatgacctgcactgttgtgcgacccacagctggggagttttaaaaccaggaaacagctgatcacagcagtcagtccatcacttcatccgcgcacattagatgaacaactggacagcagctgagatccaggagatgctagcgtctcctggatctctgtagctgtttggttgtgttagcttgttgttgtgtcagcaagctaggaacggtcgctactttcaaattaaaagccccccgctaagaacccagttctaaactccaatggggtgcaatgtaaagctcttattttgaagacaaattctatgtcactgttcacagcccaacttcgagcttcacgtcacgtcacacgTTTACGCTCAAGGGACATTCATTCAGCGAGGTATGGAGCAGGAAGAGAACAACAACTACTCAACAGTAAAAGCTTCTGATCAAAAACTCCTGAAATCTGTTCCTCCAGGTGAACTCCACTCTGGACAAGAAGAAAATAGAGAAGACCTTCCAGGAGTACAAGGAACTCATGGACAAAATTCAGAATTGCTTGAAGTTCATCGATGAGGGCATGAAGCAGCTACAGCAGCACGACCTGTCCGTCCTGAGTGAAGCCAGGAAGGATTCGGCGAGGGTGGCCAGGGTGGTGCAGCTTGCcactacaggaggaggaagtgcCAGGGCCATAGAGGCTAACAGTAAGGCCTCTGGGATGATGCAAGGCCTCGCACTGGGCCTTGATATGCACTTCACCCAGGGAAAGGATGGTGATAAGCTGAAGAAAGGCCACGGGTCGCAGCTGGCGAAGAAAATCCGCAGCCTCGCAGAGGATCTCAATTCGGCTTTGGATGAGCTCATGCAACTCAGAGACTTCTACAATACGCAAGTTTCTGTTTAGTAAATGTTTATCAGCTTATAGACCTTCTCTTGCCTCATTTCAGCTTCATGCTTTTATATCTATTTGGTCAGATATTTAAATTTATATAGCCCAAGTCTTGTAAATTAGCATTCTCTGCTGATGTTTTTTCTACTTTATGTGTATATTCTTTttacttcatttcattttttcaaaGACATACGTTGTCTACTGTATAATCTCCTGTTGTTGCAGCTTCAGACTGGATCTGATCTTGAAGTGTTAATTGGAACAGacataattattaaaaatgtgGGTTTatagtgtgttgttttttgtaatatGTATTCTTTGTTTCATGTGGAATTTTCTATTAAACCTTTGCCTTAAACGCACTTGTgaactttgctttgttttgtttaaccTCTCAAGCTTGAAGTATTtggtgttatttattatttaggtGTGCTGTAGCACATTGTCATGAACACTtgaataaaatgcatttcacTACGTCTAACtaaccaccagagggcagtcTGGTTCTCACCCCAGTGAACCATCACAGCCGGGTTCATGGAGTTTAACCAACAGCTGCAATGAATTCTCAAGAGAGACTGCATGTTACTGATGCAGAAATATACCAACATCTGATATAAGAATACAGTCTAAAGCTGTGGTGCAGGAacagagaaaaagcaaagaaaagctCATAAACATATTATACACAACAACGTGATtttatgatgaataaaaaagccTATAAATAGTTCAAAATCATGAACTATATCTTTTTTTGATAGGTGGATGAATGCAGGGGGGAATAAAACaggctaaatgtaaatgttttgacTATTTGATTAGAAATATGCTTCT from Sparus aurata chromosome 1, fSpaAur1.1, whole genome shotgun sequence encodes the following:
- the LOC115579378 gene encoding apolipoprotein L3-like — protein: MSRPIPAPRTQVLHLNKTEGNEPINCSSSPQSPTRSSKGGLVGSAPPPVAPKKFTVKRNPGGFDSGNDYVEIVEVMGEHSIDDKSKATPPPLPPPRSPKEQPDDKPETLDAKSLLKWWKDVTPWKTLCTNLKLKGHSETQIISNKAVHLYNGIQVYILLLSTHGDDLKEQTAEMLCIADNLDKVSKGTKIAGITGGATTVAGGVAAAAGVILSPLTLGASLALTAVGVGVAAAGGITGASAAIANKVNSTLDKKKIEKTFQEYKELMDKIQNCLKFIDEGMKQLQQHDLSVLSEARKDSARVARVVQLATTGGGSARAIEANSKASGMMQGLALGLDMHFTQGKDGDKLKKGHGSQLAKKIRSLAEDLNSALDELMQLRDFYNTQVSV